From the Arthrobacter sp. PM3 genome, one window contains:
- a CDS encoding VOC family protein, with protein MNPIAKEIGTVFVPVSDIAESRDWYCALLGVPAEGEILFGHLYVLPMQGTGLVLDSKIYSPAAVFRVPAFHLNTADIEAAHVHLQAAASDVTEIRDNQWFTFKDPDGNVLMVCEC; from the coding sequence ATGAACCCCATTGCCAAGGAAATTGGCACCGTCTTCGTTCCGGTCAGCGACATCGCCGAGTCGCGCGATTGGTATTGTGCGTTGCTCGGAGTCCCCGCGGAGGGCGAAATCCTCTTCGGCCATCTCTACGTGCTGCCGATGCAGGGGACCGGCCTGGTGCTGGACAGCAAAATCTACTCCCCGGCGGCGGTGTTCCGCGTGCCCGCCTTCCATCTCAACACGGCGGACATCGAGGCCGCCCACGTTCACTTACAGGCTGCGGCGTCGGATGTCACGGAGATCCGGGACAATCAGTGGTTCACCTTCAAGGACCCCGACGGTAACGTGCTGATGGTCTGCGAATGCTAG